From a region of the Streptomyces venezuelae genome:
- a CDS encoding GNAT family N-acetyltransferase: protein MTAATPRPPLHGTDGLPPLVRRARLHDAPALHALSLPFTRSGALRPRSIDHYLAHAGEFLLATGRGRGTVLGALALSDEGEGAAVLYNFCVAPGNQGQGLGAALLRAALADAGSRLVREVFTATTSGAAFFRRHGFLPAGPGRVPAAWAGALDPARGSEVLSRRL from the coding sequence ATGACTGCCGCCACCCCCCGCCCCCCGCTGCACGGCACGGACGGCCTCCCGCCGCTGGTCCGACGGGCGCGTCTGCACGACGCCCCCGCCCTGCACGCCCTCTCACTGCCCTTCACCCGCTCCGGTGCCCTGCGTCCGCGCAGCATCGACCACTACCTGGCGCACGCCGGGGAGTTCCTCCTCGCGACCGGTCGCGGCCGCGGCACGGTCCTGGGCGCTCTCGCCCTGAGCGACGAGGGGGAGGGCGCCGCCGTGCTCTACAACTTCTGTGTGGCTCCGGGGAACCAGGGCCAGGGGCTGGGCGCGGCCCTGCTGCGCGCGGCGCTCGCCGACGCCGGAAGCCGCCTCGTACGGGAGGTCTTCACAGCGACCACGAGTGGCGCGGCGTTCTTCCGCCGGCACGGCTTCCTGCCTGCCGGTCCGGGACGGGTGCCGGCGGCCTGGGCGGGGGCGCTGGACCCCGCACGCGGCTCCGAGGTGCTCTCCCGGAGGCTGTGA
- a CDS encoding phosphopantetheine-binding protein, translating into MSTAPSFTLDRLVRDVADVLYTEPSDVSLEEDLLDQGLDSIRLMSLVEKWRAEGARVSFVDLAERPTLRQWAELLTTAP; encoded by the coding sequence ATGTCCACCGCCCCGTCCTTCACGCTCGACCGGCTGGTCCGCGATGTAGCCGACGTGCTCTACACGGAGCCCTCCGACGTCTCCCTGGAGGAGGACCTGCTGGACCAGGGTCTCGACTCCATCCGGCTGATGTCGCTCGTCGAGAAGTGGCGGGCCGAAGGCGCCCGCGTCAGCTTCGTGGACCTCGCCGAACGGCCCACCCTGCGCCAGTGGGCCGAGCTGCTCACGACCGCCCCCTGA
- the entS gene encoding enterobactin transporter EntS, which yields MPLRDFVIDIEPLRTSRDFRAIFIARVVSLFGLGMATVALSAQVYGLTRSTFDVAVASMIMSVTVLLGSLWGGVMADRTDRRRLIVCARGAAALAFAGLAVNAMLPDPTLWGIYVCVAWDGLATGVSVTALMAVAPTLVRPDQLPAAGALISLTGEIGSVSAPFLGGVLLALWGPGPVFAFTAVTTAVTTLLISRIRPLPPVKDDEDDEEYGADSGSLLVAFKYAVRNRVVGGLLALGGVMALFNLPVVLFPEMVDRQFHGGEVMLGLLYTAPAVGAVAVSATSGWLTRAARPGRLLIVAAFTGGLSAIGFGLSGSIWVAFAMLAVGGAAGTVYEILEYALVQHSTPDRLRGRIVSVITTQGTTGGVVGDVEIAALARWFSPGGAAVVNGAICAVAALAVAIAVPGLRRATLPREERDEEGGPDDGPGPGPAAAGLQPAAPSA from the coding sequence GTGCCTCTGCGTGACTTCGTCATAGACATCGAACCCCTGCGCACCAGCAGGGACTTCCGCGCCATCTTCATCGCCCGCGTGGTGTCCCTGTTCGGCCTCGGCATGGCGACGGTGGCCCTGTCCGCCCAGGTGTACGGACTGACGCGCTCGACCTTCGACGTCGCCGTCGCCAGCATGATCATGAGCGTCACCGTGCTGCTCGGCTCGCTCTGGGGCGGTGTCATGGCCGACCGGACCGACCGCCGGCGCCTGATCGTGTGTGCCCGCGGCGCCGCCGCCCTCGCGTTCGCCGGCCTCGCCGTGAACGCGATGCTGCCCGACCCCACCCTGTGGGGCATCTACGTGTGCGTCGCCTGGGACGGCCTGGCCACCGGTGTCAGCGTGACGGCCCTGATGGCAGTCGCCCCGACGCTCGTCCGCCCCGACCAGCTCCCGGCCGCGGGCGCACTCATCTCACTGACCGGTGAGATCGGCTCCGTCAGCGCGCCCTTCCTGGGCGGTGTGCTCCTGGCGCTGTGGGGGCCCGGCCCCGTCTTCGCCTTCACCGCCGTCACCACGGCCGTCACCACGCTCCTGATCTCCCGGATCCGGCCCCTGCCGCCGGTCAAGGACGACGAGGACGACGAGGAGTACGGCGCCGACAGCGGGTCCCTGCTGGTCGCCTTCAAGTACGCGGTGCGCAACCGCGTCGTCGGCGGACTGCTCGCACTCGGCGGCGTGATGGCCCTCTTCAACCTCCCGGTCGTCCTCTTCCCGGAGATGGTCGACCGGCAGTTCCACGGCGGCGAGGTCATGCTCGGCCTCCTCTACACCGCCCCCGCGGTCGGCGCCGTCGCCGTCTCCGCCACGAGCGGCTGGCTGACCCGGGCCGCCCGGCCCGGCCGGCTGCTGATCGTCGCGGCGTTCACGGGCGGTCTGTCCGCCATCGGCTTCGGCCTCAGTGGCAGCATCTGGGTCGCCTTCGCGATGCTCGCCGTCGGCGGCGCCGCCGGAACGGTGTACGAGATCCTCGAATACGCCCTCGTCCAGCACAGCACCCCGGACCGGCTGCGCGGCCGCATCGTCAGCGTCATCACCACCCAGGGCACGACCGGAGGCGTCGTCGGCGACGTCGAGATCGCGGCCCTCGCCCGCTGGTTCAGCCCCGGTGGCGCGGCCGTCGTCAACGGCGCGATCTGCGCCGTCGCCGCCCTCGCCGTGGCGATCGCCGTACCGGGCCTGCGCAGGGCCACCCTCCCCCGCGAGGAGCGGGACGAGGAGGGCGGGCCCGACGACGGGCCCGGGCCCGGCCCCGCCGCCGCGGGCCTGCAGCCCGCCGCCCCCTCCGCCTGA